From the Actinomadura luzonensis genome, the window GCGGGCGCGGGACTCGCGCAGCGCCCCGGTCCTGGCGACCAGCATGCCGTGGCTCTGCCAGGCGGCCAGCGACACCAGGGCGGCGATGAACGGGACGAACACGACGGACAGCAGGTCGAGGACGGCGTCGCGGGCCCGGTCCGGCGGGCCGGGGCGCAGCTCGCCGGCCAGCACGAGCGCCGTGCCGGCGAGCATGGTCGCGCCGAGCATGGCCGACAGCCGCCGCTGGTTCATGTGCTGGACGGCCACCAGCACGGGCAGCAGCACGGCGAGCGTCAGCGTGCACAGCGCCTCGGGCACGACGGCGGTGGCGGCGAGCGCGACCAGCCAGTTGGACAGGGCGAAGATGACGACCGCGGCGAACCGCCGGTAGCGGTGGATCATGTGGATCGCCCGGGCCAGGCAGGCCGCCATGGCGGCCAGCAGCGCGAGCACCACGAGCAGCGCGGGCTCGGTGACCCGGCCGGTGAGGCGCAGCACGGCCAGCCAGCCGGCGGCGACCAGGACGCCGGCCAGGTCGGCCTGGATGTAGGTGCGCAGCCGCTCCCACTCCGGCGCGCCGATCTCGATGATGTCGTGCCCCCGCAGGCCGGCTAGGAGCCGCCGGACCCCCCGTCGTGCCACAGCGCCTCCAGTTCGTCGGGGCCGAAGCGGTCCTTGTGCCGGTAGTGGGCGCCGCCGGCGAGCGCGCCGGCCGGCAGGTCGTCGGCGGCGGCGACCGACAGCAGGACCACCAGCACCTCCGGGTGCCGGCACCTGATCAGCCGCGCCGCCTCCAGGCCGCCCATGCCCGGCATGTTCACGTCCATCAGCACCACCCCGACCGGGTGCTCGCGCAGGAAGCTCAGGGCCTCCTCGCCGCTGGCCGCCTCGCCGGCCAGCTCGAAGCCGTCCGTCACCGCTATCACGCCGGCCACCGCCCTGCGGTACGACGGCAGGTCGTCCACCACGAGGACGGGCACGAGGACGGGCACGAGGTCTCGCTCCACACGCCCGATCGTCGCACCCGGCGGGCCCGCTGTCGGTGGTGCCACCATCACCGTCGGCCGCTAACCGGGCCGCGCGCCGGAGTCGAGGAACATCAGGACGGCCTTCACCCGCCGGTTGGTGTCCCGGCCGGCGGGCAGGCCCAGCTTGGAGAAGATCGAGTTGATGTACTTCTCCACCGCGCGTTCGGAGACGCGGAAGGCGGCCGCGATGGCCAGGTTCGACCGGCCGGCGGCCACCTCGGCCAGGGTCTCGCGCTCGCGGGGCGTCAGCAGGCGCAGCGCGCCCGCCTCGTCGCGGGCCCGGCCGGGGCCCTCATCGCGGGCCTCGTCGCGGATCTTCGCCGTCACCAGGGAGTCGACGACCACGGGGTCGATGAACGAGCCGCCGGCGGCGACCGTGCGGACCGCCGAGACCAGCTCGCCGGGCGCGGCGAGGCGTTCCTTCAGCAGGTAGCCGCGGCGGCTGCTGCCCTGCGCGATGAGGGTCAGCAGGTAGGCGGGGTCGAGGAACTGCGACAGGACGAGGACGGCGACGCCGGGGTGGGTGGCGCGCAGGGCGGTGGCGGCCCTGATGCCCTCGTCGGTCATGGTCGGCGGCATGCGGATGTCGGTGACCACCACGTCGGGCTTCTCCTGCTCGACGCAGGCGAGCAGGGCGTCGTGGCCGGAGCAGGCGCCGACGACCTCGACGTCGTCCTCGGTGCCGAGCAGCGCCTCGATGCCCGCTCGGACCAGGAGGTTGTCCTCGGCTATCACTATCCGCAGCGAAGTCACCACTAAACCGTAATCCGGCGCAGGTAGGCGCTCAACACCCCGAAGGGCGTGCGGGAAACCGAACCGGGAATCCGGGAGCCAGCTTCATCGGCGGGCGGCCGGGGCGGGAGGACACTGGGCGCGACGGGTATTCACGGGCCACCGGACGAGGGCGGACAGGGGATCCGGCGACGGCGGCCCGGGGAGGGAATGGGGGACGCGATGGTTCACCTGGACGAGTGGATGTCGCGGGCCACGGCGTGGGCGAGCGGGCTCGCCGGCCGCGCCGACCGGGCGATCTGCCAGGAACAGGACGAACGGGCGGCCGGGCACGGGTGGACGGTCACCCGGACGGGGTTCGGCGCGCGGCGCTACCGCGACCCGCGCTTCGCCGCGCTGAAGGCCGCCCGCACGGGAAGCGCCGCCCGCGCGGGAAGCTCGGCGCGCGCCGAGGCCGTGAGGTGAGCGTCATGCCCAGGCACGACATCCACGACACGTACGACACGTACGACACGTACGACACGTACGACACGTACGACGTGCCCGCCCGGCACGGGGCCGGGCGCAACGTCCGCTACAAGCCGAACCTGCACCTGGCGGACCTGCTGCCGCCGCGCCGGCCGAACCCGCTGGTGCTGGCCTGGCGCTGGCGCACCGAGCTGCTGCTCCTGACGCTGGCCGCCGGCGCCGCCGCCGTCCTGTACGCCGCCGCGGCGCACGGCATGTGGCCGGCCGTGATCGCGCTGGCCTGCTCGGTGGCCGCGCCGGCCGCGGTGCCCGCCGGGCGGCGGCGGCTCGCCCGGCACTTCTGGTGCGTGTTCTCCCGGCACCGGGTGCAGCGGGTGTGCCTGGAGACGCCGATGCACACGCGCAAGGGCCGGATCCCGCTGGTGCTCTGGATCACGCCCACGGGGCTCGGCGAGAGGGCTTACCTGTGGCTGCGGGCCGGGATCTCCGCCGAAGACTTCGAGGCGTTCGCGCCGGAGCTGGCCGCGGCCTGCTTCGCCGCGTCCGTCCGGGTTTCGCGCGACCCGCGGCGGGCACAGGTGGTCACCGTCGAGATCGTCCGGCGTGGGGAGGTGCTGGGGGCGGGGACGTGGAGCGACGGCACGGACACCGGGCGCCGGGCCGAACCGCTCGTCCGATAGTCCCCGCCCTCGCCACCTGGTACGCGGGCTGAGCGCCTCGCCGGGCCGGCGGTCGCCCGCGAGCGGCGCGGCCGGGTTACGGACAGGCGGCGCGTCCGTTTCCCCTCGGGGTGGAACCGCGGGGCGGGGGCGGGCTGTCCAAGCCATGGGCGACGTTCCACACCGGTGCCCGGTACCCGGAGCCGGAGGCCGCCGGGGACGGCCCTTCCCGTCCGCCCGGCGCGAGCTGGGCGTCGCCCCCGCCAGGCTCAGGCGTCCGCGAGCGCGCCGTCGAGCACCCGGGTGAGGAAGCCGTCCAGGTTGGCCACGGCCCGCGCGACGCGTTCCTCCGCCGTCAGCGTCTCGAACCGGCTGCCCGCCTCGGTCTGCCTCCTGCCTCGCGCGTAGAGCGAGCAGCCGAGGTCGGCGCACATGTAGAGGCCGACCGTGTTGCCCTGGCGGCCGGCCGCGCCGACGCGGGGCGCGGCGAACAGCGCGACGCCGGTGCCGGTGTGCGGGGTCAGGCACACCGAGCACAGGGTGCTCTTGGCGGCGCTCCTCCGGACGTCCTGGGCCAGGCGCAGCGCGATGCCGACGAGCCCGCCGCCGCGCTCGGCCACCAGGTAGGCGCGCTCGGGCGCGCCCGGGTCGCGCCAGCCGAGGAAGTCGAGGTCGGGCCAGGGGGCGGCGGCCAGGTCGCGCGGGAGGCCGAGCCGGCGGGCCTCCCCTTTGGAGCAGTTGACGAACGACGCGCGCAGGTCGCGCTCGGTGACGGGGTTCATGGCTCATCCCTCGAAGACTAGGAACTCTAGGATAAAACCTAGGGGCATTAGGTTCGAGAGCGCAACGCATTTACGGACACCCGGCCCCAAGGGGTCACAGGGCGGCGGGCAGCACCGGCCGGCCCCGCACGCCGGGGTCCGCCGCGAAGACGGCCCCCGCTTCCGGCTGCTCGTCCCGGTCCACGTCGAGCGCCGAGGTGGTGATGAACAGCCGGCCGAGGTCGTCGCCGCCGAAGGTGACGGCGGTGACCTTGCGCACCGGCAGGGTGACGACGGCGTCGAGGCGGCCGGCGGGGTCGTAACGGTGCACGGCCCACCCCTGCCACAGCGCCACCCACACCCCGCCTTCGGCGTCGACCGTCAGCCCGTCCGGCCGGCCGGGGCCCGGCTCGACGCTCACGAACGGCCGCCGCCCCGACAGCCCCTTGTCCGGGTCGTAGTCGAAGACGTCCACGCGGCCCGTCTCGGTGTCGGCGTAGTAGGCGAGCGAGCCGTCGGGGCTGAAGTCGAACCCGTTGGAGATCGTCACCTCCGGCAGCACCACGCGCAGCGTCCCGCCGGGCTCGGTCACGTAGAACGAGCCGCGCCCCGGGGCCGCGTCGTAGGCCATGCTGCCGATGTAGAAGCGGCCGTCCGGGTCGCAGCCGCCGTCGTTCATCCGCACGGACGGGTCGGCCCACGCCTGGCCGAGGCTGCGCAGCGGGGCGTCGAGGTCGTCGGTGTCGGCCAGCAGCAGCTCGCGCTCGGCGGCGACGACGTACCCGCCGGCCTTGCGGGGCCGCAGGGCGGCGGCGACCGGCCCCACGTGCCGGCGCCGCACCGCCCCGGCGTCGTCGAGCGCGAGCACGTCGCCGGCCAGCATGTCCACCCAGCGCAGCCCGCCCCAGCGCGCGGCCCACACGGGCCCCTCGCCGTGCTCTGCGACGGGATCGGTCACGGTGTACGCGGCGATGCTCATGCCGGTCTCCTCGAAGCGTCCTGGAGGTCACGTCCGACGATGCCCCACGCGACCGGCCCGCGCGGGGACGCGGCGGGCGTGCGGCCGGGTCAGCGGCGGCAGGGGCAGCGGCGGCCGGGTCAGCGGCGGCAGGATCAGCGGCGGCGGGGTCAGCGACGGCCGGTCAGCGGCGGCGGGGCCGGGGGGGACGCCGCCGGTGGCGGCCGGTCGTCGCCCGCGGCTCCGGCCGGCCGGCGGGCCAGTGCGCGGGGCGGGCCAGCGCGGGCGGGACACGGGTCGCCGCGTCGCCCTGGGCGGCGTTGAGCTGGGCCTGGGTGAGGAAGATCGCGCCGGTCAGGTCGGCGCCCGCGAGGTTCACGCCGCGCAGGTCGGCGCCGATGAGGTCGGCCGCGCGCAGGTCGGCCCCGCGCAGGTCGGCGCCGATCAGGTACGCGCCCCGCAGGTTCGCCCCCCGCAGGTCGGCCCCGCGCAGGCGGGCGCCGATGAGGTCGGCCCCGCGCCGGTCCTGCCCCCGGTGCCCGGACCTGACCAGCTCGCTCGTCCGCAGCAGCAGTTCGTTGACGGCGGCGCGGTGCGGCGCGACGTCGTAGCCCGCCAGGACGTCCGCGTCCTGCCGGGTGAGCCGGTCGGTCTCGTCGAGCGCGCGGCGCAGCTCGGCGTGGACGGGCCGGGCAGGCTCCAGGGACAGCGCCTCGGCGAGGTACCACAGCAGCTCGTGGAGCTGCCGCATGACCGGGAAGACGGCGTACATGCGGCCGGCCGTCCCCGGCGCCTCCCGCCAGCTCCGCCCGCCGAAGGTGACCTGCGAGACCTTCTGCCCGGCGCCGAAGCAGTCGAAGACGGTGCAGCCGGGGTAGCCGCGCCCGCGGAGCTGCGCGTGGATGGAGCAGCGGAAGTCCTCGCGCAGGTTGCGGCAGGGCTCGCCGGCGGGCTTGTCGGCGGCGAAGTCGGCCGAGGCCGCGAACGGCAGCGCCACGCAGCACAGCCCGAAGCAGCTGCCGCAGTCGGCCAGCAGGCCGAGGTCGCGGGGGTCGTCGGAACGGGGCAACGTACGGGTCTCCTGTCGGGAGGGTCGGCAGGTCCAAGGGTATGCGAGGCGGCCCGCGCGGGCGGACGGCCGCTCGCGTCGCTCCCTCCCCAGGGTCAGGGGTGCGTGTACGGCGTCGTCGTCGCCAGGGCGGCGAACCCGAGCCTGGCCAGGATCGGCCGGCTCTCGCCGGAGGCGTCCACCTGCAGGTACCGGTAGCCGAGCGCGGCGGCGGCGCGGGCCCGGTAGGCGACCAGGGCCCGGTACACGCCGCGGCCGCGCCACTCCGGCTCCGTGCCGCCGCCCCACAGGCCGGCGAACTCCGTCCCGGGGTACAGGTCCATCCGGGCCGCGCTGACCGGCACGTCGCCCGCCATCGCGACGACGGCCACGACGTCGCCCTCGGCGAGCTGCTCCGTCAGCCGTTCCCTGACGGCGAGCCGGCCCGCCCCGAACACCCGCTCGTGCACCCCGGCCACCAGCTCGACGCCGTCCGCGTCGGTCACCGGCACCAGGCGGACGCCGTCCGGCTCGGGGGCGGGCAGGGCGGCGATCCGGCCGGTCTCGGCGATCATGAGGGTCTCGGGCGGCTCGGCGGCGAAGCCGGCCGCCAGCAGGCGCTCGCCCAGGTCGGCGGGGCGGTCGTGGTCGTAGAGCTTCCACTCGAACGCCGTGCCGAGCGCCCCGAAGTGGCGTACCTGCTCGGCGATCGC encodes:
- a CDS encoding response regulator transcription factor; this encodes MTSLRIVIAEDNLLVRAGIEALLGTEDDVEVVGACSGHDALLACVEQEKPDVVVTDIRMPPTMTDEGIRAATALRATHPGVAVLVLSQFLDPAYLLTLIAQGSSRRGYLLKERLAAPGELVSAVRTVAAGGSFIDPVVVDSLVTAKIRDEARDEGPGRARDEAGALRLLTPRERETLAEVAAGRSNLAIAAAFRVSERAVEKYINSIFSKLGLPAGRDTNRRVKAVLMFLDSGARPG
- a CDS encoding pentapeptide repeat-containing protein; translation: MPRSDDPRDLGLLADCGSCFGLCCVALPFAASADFAADKPAGEPCRNLREDFRCSIHAQLRGRGYPGCTVFDCFGAGQKVSQVTFGGRSWREAPGTAGRMYAVFPVMRQLHELLWYLAEALSLEPARPVHAELRRALDETDRLTRQDADVLAGYDVAPHRAAVNELLLRTSELVRSGHRGQDRRGADLIGARLRGADLRGANLRGAYLIGADLRGADLRAADLIGADLRGVNLAGADLTGAIFLTQAQLNAAQGDAATRVPPALARPAHWPAGRPEPRATTGRHRRRPPRPRRR
- a CDS encoding SMP-30/gluconolactonase/LRE family protein yields the protein MSIAAYTVTDPVAEHGEGPVWAARWGGLRWVDMLAGDVLALDDAGAVRRRHVGPVAAALRPRKAGGYVVAAERELLLADTDDLDAPLRSLGQAWADPSVRMNDGGCDPDGRFYIGSMAYDAAPGRGSFYVTEPGGTLRVVLPEVTISNGFDFSPDGSLAYYADTETGRVDVFDYDPDKGLSGRRPFVSVEPGPGRPDGLTVDAEGGVWVALWQGWAVHRYDPAGRLDAVVTLPVRKVTAVTFGGDDLGRLFITTSALDVDRDEQPEAGAVFAADPGVRGRPVLPAAL
- a CDS encoding GNAT family N-acetyltransferase, whose translation is MNHDALLHLYESRFRREPRPDTPGAVIERTGGVVRQSGPPPCWNGVLWSDLDERTADGAIAEQVRHFGALGTAFEWKLYDHDRPADLGERLLAAGFAAEPPETLMIAETGRIAALPAPEPDGVRLVPVTDADGVELVAGVHERVFGAGRLAVRERLTEQLAEGDVVAVVAMAGDVPVSAARMDLYPGTEFAGLWGGGTEPEWRGRGVYRALVAYRARAAAALGYRYLQVDASGESRPILARLGFAALATTTPYTHP
- a CDS encoding response regulator, producing MERDLVPVLVPVLVVDDLPSYRRAVAGVIAVTDGFELAGEAASGEEALSFLREHPVGVVLMDVNMPGMGGLEAARLIRCRHPEVLVVLLSVAAADDLPAGALAGGAHYRHKDRFGPDELEALWHDGGSGGS
- a CDS encoding FBP domain-containing protein, encoding MNPVTERDLRASFVNCSKGEARRLGLPRDLAAAPWPDLDFLGWRDPGAPERAYLVAERGGGLVGIALRLAQDVRRSAAKSTLCSVCLTPHTGTGVALFAAPRVGAAGRQGNTVGLYMCADLGCSLYARGRRQTEAGSRFETLTAEERVARAVANLDGFLTRVLDGALADA